Proteins from a single region of Pseudomonas sp. 10S4:
- a CDS encoding LysR substrate-binding domain-containing protein, with translation MYKRYPSVQSMSAFIQAARSGSFSSAARKLDLTHSAISQQIRSLEDFIGQPLFVREGGGSNLTDAGQLFASVLSDGLAQIDRALSSVKNRSVAQRLTIDVDSELAQSWLNPRLPELLDLLPEHEVVLLSMPRSDRSSFERVDLALRYGYGDWDDCEMTQICADSVRAVASPALLERYGLQVPISPEQVLELPLLGYTRRSWIPWLDAAGMAPVEPAARVVFDNAANLIAAAEAGVGAGLVRGLLAADALRSGRLVELNDAQIPAHYNLYAVWPPGQAERVAPVVEVIKQLALRTQG, from the coding sequence ATGTACAAGCGATACCCGTCGGTGCAGTCCATGAGCGCGTTTATCCAGGCAGCCCGCAGCGGCAGCTTCTCCAGCGCCGCGCGCAAACTCGACCTGACCCACAGCGCCATCAGCCAGCAGATCCGTTCGTTGGAAGATTTCATCGGTCAACCGTTGTTCGTGCGTGAAGGCGGCGGCAGCAACCTGACCGATGCCGGGCAGTTGTTTGCCAGCGTGTTGTCCGACGGGTTGGCGCAGATTGATCGGGCACTGTCCTCGGTGAAAAACCGCAGCGTGGCGCAACGGCTGACGATTGATGTGGACAGCGAACTGGCCCAGAGCTGGCTCAATCCACGCTTGCCGGAGCTGCTGGATTTGTTGCCTGAGCATGAGGTGGTGCTGCTGTCGATGCCGCGTTCGGATCGCAGCTCTTTCGAGCGAGTGGATCTGGCGTTGCGCTACGGTTATGGCGATTGGGATGATTGCGAAATGACGCAGATTTGTGCGGACAGCGTCAGGGCCGTGGCGTCGCCGGCGTTGCTGGAACGGTATGGATTGCAGGTGCCGATCAGCCCGGAACAAGTGCTGGAATTACCGTTGCTGGGGTATACGCGCCGGTCGTGGATTCCGTGGCTGGACGCGGCGGGAATGGCTCCGGTGGAACCTGCGGCGCGGGTGGTGTTTGATAATGCGGCGAATCTGATTGCAGCGGCTGAAGCGGGTGTTGGCGCGGGGCTGGTGCGCGGCTTGCTGGCGGCGGATGCGTTGCGTTCGGGGCGGCTGGTTGAGCTGAATGACGCGCAGATTCCAGCGCATTACAACCTGTATGCGGTGTGGCCTCCGGGGCAGGCCGAGCGGGTGGCGCCGGTGGTTGAGGTGATCAAGCAGTTAGCCTTGCGTACACAGGGCTGA